The Pseudomonadota bacterium sequence TTCTGCCGATGCCCCGACGCTCACGACTCAGTCTTCCTGGGATTCCCTGGCATATCATTCAGCGCGGCAACAACCGCTCCGCCTGTTTTTTTGCCGAGGATGATTACCGGTTCTATCTGGATCGGCTGACCGAGCTGTCAAAGAAGTTCGGCGCTGCGGTGCATGCCTACGTGCTAATGACCAACCACGTGCACTTGCTTCTGACCCCCGAGCGAGCGGACAGCGCCGCGCTGACCATGAAGCACTTGGGCCAGCGCTATGTGCAATACATCAACCGCACCTATAAGCGCAGCGGCACCTTATGGGAAGGGCGCTTCCGTTCGTGTCTGGCTCAATCGGAGGACTATGTACTCGCGTGTTACCGCTATATCGAGCTCAACCCGGTGCGGGCGGGGATAGTGAGGCATCCGCGGGAATATCGCTGGAGTAGCTATCGGGCCAATGCCGAGGCCAAGGTGGATGATCTCGTGAGTGCCCATAAGCAGTACTTGCGCCTGGGGCGGGACCTGCGAGAGCGGCGCGAGGCGTATCGGGCGCTGTTCAAGGCGCATCTGGACGACACCCTAGTGACGCAGATCCGCGCGGCAACCAATGGTAACTATGCTCTGGGTAATCAGCGGTTTCAGCTTGACATCGAACGAGCGCTCGGTAGGCGTGCGACGAAGGGCA is a genomic window containing:
- a CDS encoding transposase, encoding MPRRSRLSLPGIPWHIIQRGNNRSACFFAEDDYRFYLDRLTELSKKFGAAVHAYVLMTNHVHLLLTPERADSAALTMKHLGQRYVQYINRTYKRSGTLWEGRFRSCLAQSEDYVLACYRYIELNPVRAGIVRHPREYRWSSYRANAEAKVDDLVSAHKQYLRLGRDLRERREAYRALFKAHLDDTLVTQIRAATNGNYALGNQRFQLDIERALGRRATKGKAGRPRTQAQHPSEQLGLL